The DNA sequence TCAGGTTTATTCACCATACGCCGAAACTTACCCAAAAATTCCTGACTAAATCCCAGGGCTTCCAGATCAAGCGTTACTGCTGTTCTATCCAGGATTCTCATGACAACTCCCTCGCCATGACTCATCGGGATAATAGAGACCCTCAAATCTATCTCCTTCCCGGCTACCTTCATCTTGATTCGGCCATCTTGCGGGAGCCGCTTCTCAGCAATATTTAACTTAGCCATAATCTTAATACGTGAAATTATAGCGTTATAAATTTCCCGGGGAGGCGGCGTAAGCTCTCGTAAGACACCATCTACACGATATCGCAGTCGCGCATTCTTCTCAAAAACTTCTAAATGGACATCGCTTGCCCCTATCTCGATAGCTTTCGTCAAGGTATTATTCACTAAGCGTATAACCGGCGCCTCAGATGCCATATCCCTTAATTGTTCTACATCTTCCATCACCTCAATATTGGAGGTGACTGCATCCTCTTCTTTAATCTCACCCTCATAAAGGGTCTCAAGAGAAGCCAGGATATCCTTCTCACAACCAACAAACACGTTAACCTGCTTGTTAGTAGACAATGCAATTGTCTCTATAAGGAGTGAATCCTGCGGATCTGCAAGAGCAACATCCAGTATTCCATTGTGCAGATTGAGCGGAAGCACACGGTTTGATACCAAAAATACCTTTGGCACATTTTCCACCAATGGATAACGATCCTCTTTTTTCTTTTCCCAAATTGGCAACAGGAGCAATTTACTGTGGGCAAGCCGAAGATCTTCTTCTGAAATAGTTCCTAAATCGATTAGGATACGCCCCAACTTCTGTCCTGTCTGTTTTTGGACTTCAATGGCACGGTCCAGATCAGCTCTTGTTACCTTGCCAATTTCGAGTAACACATCACCAATAGTATACGTTGCTGTTAGATCCATAGGTTACATAACACATGCTTTATAAAGGTAAAAAATGTATAGTATGTACAAAGACACTTACCAAAAGCGCCATTAATCTATCTGAAGAATACCTGCTTATTCCCAGCTTGCTACGTCCTTATCTTCACCTTCTCCTCCGGGGTTACCATCTGCACCATGCGAAACGATATCGTAATCTCCATGCTCACCTGGATAGAGATAGGCATAATTGTTTCCCCAGGGGTCTTTCGGGACAAATTTCTTTTTTAAATACGGACCTTTCCAATTAACGACACCTTGTGGTTGGGTAACCAGGGCATCTAAACCCTGTTCCTGCGTCGGGTATTTTGTGGTATCAAGTTTATACATCTCTAAAGCACTTGAAAAACCCTCGATCTGCTGTTTAGCAACCGTTTGGCGTGATTCACCAACACGACCGATCATTTTAGGTCCAATCAATGCGGCAAGCAGCCCAATAATAATCATTACAATCAACAACTCAAGCAAAGTAAAACCGTCTTTTTTTAATACCCGCAGTACAAGTTTCTTTCTCATTTTTACATCACTCCATATAATTTGAAGAATCTAGAAATTTTGTTGTTTCTCTGATAGGAGAAACAATGAAACACATAAGATCTCATACCTGGACAAATCGAACATGTTCATATTTATTCATTTCCTCTCTCCTCATAAGAAAATTCTTTTTCTTCATATAACGTGTCATCCTCATAAAAATCGTTATCTAAGGTTTCTTCATCAGATACAACTTCCGCTAACGTGTCAAAATTCTCTTTTTTATCAACAGGTATACGTTGTAGTATTTCCTCTTCGCTCAATACATCACTGTTCCTTGCATAGCGCACAATCTGATCCATTTCTTCATTCATTCTGAAATAGACCAACCCACCTAATGGTTCTACGTGTAATATGGCTATTGTTTTATCGCAAACAAACCCTACTATTTCTTCTTGCGCAGTTCCATTCGGATAAAATTCAAATGTCTTTGTTTTTTCATTCCGGGCCTCAATTTTGTTAGTAAAAATCTGTATCTCGGGAGGTAACTGAAGCACCCTTTTATCCTCGTTCCAAAAGTATCCATTATGGAGGTCAAGGGCAACATATGTTGTTCCGGCAGTTGATATCGCCTTAATACGTGCTTCTCTGAAAAAGAATACGATATCCGACATTTTTTTCTTAAAATTAAGGGATTCGAGAGAGCCTGCATATCTGGGCAAGGCTACACCAGCAACAATTCCTATAACAACTAAAACAACAATTAATTCAATTATCGTAAAGCCCCGGTTATTTTTCACGGCATCTATTTCTCTTTACCATGTATTTTCAGCATGTTTATGGGTAAATCTCATGTAGCTATTTCCAATAAATATCCGGTAGATTGCCGTATGTATATGAAATGTTACAGGACAGAAATTATAAGTTATTCGTGTAAATTCTCGCGGCTTAACTGTCACTATGCGGAACACTGCTTTCCAGAATGGCGTTTACTAACCCGGGGATGGTGTATTCCCTGGCTTTGATAGTAATACGAAATCCCAATTCTTCTGCGGTTTGGGTAGTAATAGGGCCGATGCTGGCATACTGAACTTTTCCATTCAACGAAGCGATGTTTTTCTCGCCAATGATTTGAACAAAGTTCCTTACCGTAGAAGAGCTTGTGAAGGTAATGAAGTTGATTTCGCCATTTTTGATTTTGTCAACAAGATTTATGTCCTTAGGTTGTGCCATTACGGTTTTATAAGCTACCACATCGGCAACCTTTCCCCCTAATTTCTCAAGTTCTTCGGGTAGAAAGCTTCTGGCAATATCTGCCCTTGGCAGCAAGAATTTCTTACCTTTTATAACCGTTACCTTCTTTAGTTCCTCTACGACAGATTCTGCAACGAATTTAGGCGGTCTGCAATCTACCCTTATATGATATTTTCTGATTCCTTCCTCTGTTGCAGGACCGATAGCACAAAACTTAATGCCTTTAAGGTCACGAATATCTTTCCCCAATTCAAACAGACGCTGAAAAAAACTATCAACGCCATTAATACTCGTAAACACAAGCCAATCGTAAGCGTGAATATTGTTGATAGCATCATCCAGGGGTTGAATGGTATCCGGCTTTGCAATCTCAATAGTTGGGAATTCAATGACACGGGCGCCGTATTCGTATAATTGATCAGCAAATTCACTTGCCTGTTCCCTTGAACGTGTTACGACAACGGTTTTCCCAAACAATGGTTTCGTCTCAAACCAGTTCAGTTGATTGCGGAGTTTTACGACTTCGCCAACGATGGTAATTGCCGGCGGACGGATGTCCCTGGCTTTTTGTACAATTGTCTCCAGCGTTCCTACAACGGTTTTTTGCTGGGCAGTAGTTCCCCATCGAATTACAGCAACCGGGGTATCTTTCGAACGGCCATGTTTCATGAGTTGTTCCGTGATATAAGGGAGATTCTTAATTCCCATGTAAAAGGCCAATGTACCAATTCCCGTGCTGATTTTGCTCCAATCGATTGAGCTTTCATCTTTCGTAGGATCTTCATGTCCGGTAATAAGCCCAAAGGTGGAGGTAAAATCGCGATGGGTAACTGGTATTCCTGCATAATTAGGAGTAGCAATGGCGGCAGTAATCCCAGGAACTACTTCAAATGGTATACGGTTCTCATAGAGTACTATCGCTTCTTCCCCGCCTCGCCCAAATACATATGGATCACCACCCTTTAACCGGGTTACTATTCTATCCTCTTGCGCCTTTTTTACGAGAAGGTTATTAATCTCATCCTGCTCAAGGGTATGCGCTCCTCCCTGCTTACCCACGTAGATAAATTCTGCATTCGGCTTAGCAACCTTGAGGAGATCGACATTTACCAGGTAATCGTAAATAAGTACATCGGCTTTTTTAATACATTCCAGACCTTTTACGGTGATCAAACGTGGGTCACCGGGGCCTGCGCCTACAAGATATACCATACTGCGCTTCATCAAAATCGTACCTTTCATGAATGGAATTGAAAATTTAAATATGTATGATATTGAAAATTTATGTATTAATCAACTATGTTTTACGGTTTTTGCAGAGACTTTTTGTAATAAACCATATTTTCTTTCTTTGCCAGTATTCTTTCAACAGACTCATTCGCATTTTCCCGTATATCACTATTTTTATGATTCATAAGGGATTGTAAGGCTGAAAGCGCTTTTGGGTCGCCAATCTTACCCAGTGCCCATACAGCAGTGCATACAACAGATGGTTCTGTATCCTTCAATGCCCATATGAGTGCAGTAACCGTGCTTTTGTCCTCAATCCAACCCAGGGCTTGTGCTCCACGCTCTCTTGCAAATTTATTAGGTTCATGCAAGGCATGAACCAAAGACCTTACTGCTGGCAGGCCGATCTTTACCAGCGCCCATTCTGCCCTGCGCCTTGTTACCTCTTCGTTATCACTCAGGGCACGGATTAATTGAGGGATAGATTCCTTGCCCATGGCGGCTAGCGCCCATGCAGCCTTTGTGCGTGTCCATGCAGCATCTTCTCCCGCATCGGTGATAAGGATATCGGCAAGGACATGTACAGCTTTATCGGTATAAATATGGCTTAACGCCTCAACTGCGGCGCTTTTGACATACCAGTCTTTTTCATTCGTGAGAATAGTAAGTAATGGAAAAGCTGAGCCGGGGTCTTTCAATATCCCTAATGTTCTTGCTATATCATATTTAACCCCACGGTTGGTTTCTGTCTTTAATGTTTCAATAAGAACAGGAACTGATTGCATACTGCCCAATCTCCCCAACGCAAGTACTGCTTCCCTGCGCACCTCTGGATTTTTATCGCTGAGGAGGGACTGAATATATACGGCTATATCCTCATTGCCGCAGAATCCAAGCGCCCAGGCGGCATCCTGCTTTACCTGGGGGTGTTTGTTTTTAAGGAGTTTTACGAGAGGTGGTATGGTATGTCTTTGCGGTAACACCATCAATGCCATAGCGGCGGTTCTTGCCTTATCCGGATCCGGGCCTTTTATTGTTTTCACAAGTGTTTTTACCTTTTCCCGGACGTACGTTTTGTTATCAATTTCTTCCTGTTGAGGATGATTCGTTTTTCTGCTTTTAAACGGTCTTTGCCTTGCAGGTATTTGATCTTGAATACCCAGGATGTCTTGGGCAACACAGGGATAATCCATCAGGATGACATCCACTCCCATGTTAATCTGATCTTTTATCATTTTTCTATCATCACTATTGAGTATAATTGAAAATGCATATTTTTTCTCCTCGTGTATGCGAACAATTTTCTCTTCTGTCATTTCTTCAGGAGATACAAGTACGAGTTCCTTTACAAATTGTTCTGCTTCCTCCGTATTGAGATTTCTTAACGTTCCCCATAAGTATACTTGAGGATACATATCGTACGACTGGACGAGATCCAATACCTGTTTTTCTATACAAACTTGTCTGGCGTTCAGAATGAGCTTGAGGTTGTTGATTTTACAAAATTCCAGTACATCAGAAAGCAGGGGGATTGGTTCGTTCTTAAACTCAGGGCCACGCCACGAACCGGCATCATACTGCTGGATTTCAGCATACAATAACTGATCAACGCGTCCCTTCCCATTGGTTGTTCTATCGATCGTTTCATCGCACATTAAAATAAGCTGATGATCTTTTGTTTGCCGAATATCAATTTCAATCCCATCTATACCCAATTCAACGACTCTTCTTAATGCGGCAAATGTATTTTCCGGAACGTCCTCCAACACACCATGATGGGCTATAATCTCCGCCTTATGAACGTTTTCTGCAAAAGCAAGCAATGATGAGGCAGGTATCAAAAGTAATGCAAAGATTTGAATAGAGAATAACTTTTGCCCATATTTTTTAAGATATTCCAGCAATACAGGCATGCGAACGCAAAGTTCATAGAGAAAACCCCTTGATCTCTTCTTTTTTATTACACAGGTAAAAAAATACATAATCAAATTGGCCCTAAGGATAAAGAAAATTCATAATATAAAGATAAATTCATCAGAATTATGGTATATCCTGGTTTACAATCTCATGGAATGTAGAGGAATTTCAATTCTGTAGGGCAACCCTTTAGGGTTGCCATCCCCGTGCACATATTCAGACGGGGGAGGCAAGGCTGAAGCCTTGCCCTACGCCTTTTACGAAGAGATAAAAGTCGCCTAAGGCCTAATGAAACGTAAATAGTAAAAGAATAACAACGGAGCATTTCTCCTTAAGTTATCTATAGGATACATGGCAGCGTTGGTTTTATTTATTGGTAATGAGCTGCCAGTGAGGTCTGCCTTCCCATGTTATATGGTTTCCATCTATATCAAAATAGATCTTTTCCGAGAATGTCCTTGCCCCTTCCCTTCGTAATTCTGCTTTTGGATTCCCTGTCAACAAGGCTACATTCTGGATTAAGTCCCAAATGAGAAGTGTTCCTAGTCCCTCGCTATTATTCAAATTCTTACTGAAAAAGTAGACGTTATCTGTAGCAACGATTTTAGATACACTCTTCTCGTCGTTCATATACGCATCAATTTGGTCGCCGTTCAACTTTTGTTCGCCTCTTGTGGCTTGTACCTGTTCAAAAAAACTTGCTTTTTTCAGCTTACTATTATACACCATTTTTTTAACCCAATTGACCTTTATATCAGCATCCTCTGTGCCTTTATGAGAAGGCGCTTCGTCTCCTTTTTCATAGAATGTTCCTTTCCCCTCGCAGAGGATATTATTCTCATTTCCATAAAACAAAACTTTGGGAGAGTGAATCTGCCTCTTATCTCCCTCTCTTAATAGTGCAAAGGGACGCCCTTTTAAGACGGTAATTTTACTTTTTACATTCCAGGTAACCACATCTCCTATGGCTTCGCTATACAAGTTACTCTTTTTGTCTATGATATGGATATTTTCTGTGGCCTTCAAGGTATTCAGATGAAAATCCCGATCGCTGAATGTTACGTTAAGATTGTTGCAAAACAAGATAGAATTTTCCTTTCTGACCTCAATATTCTTTTCAAAATTAGCCTCCCGCGTTTCTTCCAGAAAGTTCATTTTGCCTTCCCATTTTACGGTAATAGTATCATCAGTTTTATCTGCGTGACCTGGCGTATTCTTTTTATCAGATTTCCTCTTTGTGTTTGCCTTTAAGTTGCCAGAACCCGGTATATCTATTTTACCGGCATCTTTATAAAAGATCATTTTCTGCGCATCTATATGAAGGTCATCTTTAATGAATTCTGCCTTATAAGCATCTTCCAAAGTGGCAGTTTGGGTACTGACATCCCAGGTCAGGGAACTTCCTTTGGCGATTGTTGTTTCCTGTGATGCAAGCACATTACCGCTTGCTATGGCTTGTTTTGTTTTTTTTGTTTCTGAATCAACGAATATAACTAATTCATCTGAAAAAACAGTCGAGCTGCCTTTCTTAACTTCAACACTGTTATGGAAAACCATAACGTGTGTATCTGAATGCCTGTTAAAGACAAGCTGGCCGCTGGACCGGATAAAGGTTTTTTCGTGTAAAATTTCCCCTTCGCTTGTTTCATTTACCGATGGTGTATCTCCCGGAAAGGTTTGTGCGGCTTGAGAGGCATCCTCTTCCGATAGAAAGAAGAGGTCATTGTTAGCGCCATCCATTTCCATTTCTGCATCCTTTTTTATCCACATCTTCTTATTAATCAGGTCTATCTCGCAGCCTTGTCCTTTAATCATTATACCTTTTCCCGTGATGGTAACAAAATCATCTGTATATACCGATTTCTTTTCCGGTGAATACCTTAAATAATTCGTATTGAGTTTGGTTTCCTGATCCAGATTAACAATAACATTATCGGAAAGATATCCTTCGTTCGAAATGTTATTCATTTCTCCATTATCGGATGTGATAAAAATAGATTGGGTTCCCTGTTCAGGATTTGCAGAATCAAGGAATTCGATCTCCGGCTCGACGATTTTGTAAACATTATTGTTGAGCAGGAAGGTGTTTTTGCCGCGCATTATTAAAGTCTCATTTCCCTGCTCATCATACTTTGGTATGGACAAGCCTTCCACCGTTTGGATTAACTTATCGTTGCTGTTTATATTCTGCGCCTCTTTACGCGCAGAGAAATCTTCCTTTGAAGCAGGATCTGCCCTTTGATTCTTCTTCTCCTTTCTCGGTTGGGATATAACAAGCGATACGATAATACAGGCTATGCAAGCCAAAGGAATGCTAAGGAGTATGTATCTTCGTTTGGTCATAATGATGTAAAAATAAGAAAAATTCCTCTTTTATTCAATGTATGCGTTATGGATGTTTTCCGGTCTTCCGTAAGTATACTGAATTTGAACGTAAAAAAAAATTTAAAAACGATAGAGCTTTGCGAATACTCTTCTTCAGAAAAAATACGGAGCTTGTTCTAAAAAGATGATCATGTATGCTTTTGCTGGGTATAAGCTACGAAGCGTATGCTTTATAAAAGAAGAGAGCAATTCAGGTTATGGTCTCACTACGCTGGATTATCCATGAGGATTCTGATACCGTTCCATGATTATATGCCATTTATCCTGGAATTTGATTATCTTCTCTGCCACTTCTCTTACCGCTCCGGTACCGCCTTTCGCCTTTGTAACATACAGCGATTGCTGCTTAACGATTGGCGAAGCATTGGCAACAGCAACAGGGAGTCCGACACGATA is a window from the Candidatus Jettenia sp. genome containing:
- a CDS encoding prepilin-type N-terminal cleavage/methylation domain-containing protein, with product MKNNRGFTIIELIVVLVVIGIVAGVALPRYAGSLESLNFKKKMSDIVFFFREARIKAISTAGTTYVALDLHNGYFWNEDKRVLQLPPEIQIFTNKIEARNEKTKTFEFYPNGTAQEEIVGFVCDKTIAILHVEPLGGLVYFRMNEEMDQIVRYARNSDVLSEEEILQRIPVDKKENFDTLAEVVSDEETLDNDFYEDDTLYEEKEFSYEERGNE
- a CDS encoding HEAT repeat domain-containing protein, with protein sequence MPVLLEYLKKYGQKLFSIQIFALLLIPASSLLAFAENVHKAEIIAHHGVLEDVPENTFAALRRVVELGIDGIEIDIRQTKDHQLILMCDETIDRTTNGKGRVDQLLYAEIQQYDAGSWRGPEFKNEPIPLLSDVLEFCKINNLKLILNARQVCIEKQVLDLVQSYDMYPQVYLWGTLRNLNTEEAEQFVKELVLVSPEEMTEEKIVRIHEEKKYAFSIILNSDDRKMIKDQINMGVDVILMDYPCVAQDILGIQDQIPARQRPFKSRKTNHPQQEEIDNKTYVREKVKTLVKTIKGPDPDKARTAAMALMVLPQRHTIPPLVKLLKNKHPQVKQDAAWALGFCGNEDIAVYIQSLLSDKNPEVRREAVLALGRLGSMQSVPVLIETLKTETNRGVKYDIARTLGILKDPGSAFPLLTILTNEKDWYVKSAAVEALSHIYTDKAVHVLADILITDAGEDAAWTRTKAAWALAAMGKESIPQLIRALSDNEEVTRRRAEWALVKIGLPAVRSLVHALHEPNKFARERGAQALGWIEDKSTVTALIWALKDTEPSVVCTAVWALGKIGDPKALSALQSLMNHKNSDIRENANESVERILAKKENMVYYKKSLQKP
- the lptC gene encoding LPS export ABC transporter periplasmic protein LptC gives rise to the protein MTKRRYILLSIPLACIACIIVSLVISQPRKEKKNQRADPASKEDFSARKEAQNINSNDKLIQTVEGLSIPKYDEQGNETLIMRGKNTFLLNNNVYKIVEPEIEFLDSANPEQGTQSIFITSDNGEMNNISNEGYLSDNVIVNLDQETKLNTNYLRYSPEKKSVYTDDFVTITGKGIMIKGQGCEIDLINKKMWIKKDAEMEMDGANNDLFFLSEEDASQAAQTFPGDTPSVNETSEGEILHEKTFIRSSGQLVFNRHSDTHVMVFHNSVEVKKGSSTVFSDELVIFVDSETKKTKQAIASGNVLASQETTIAKGSSLTWDVSTQTATLEDAYKAEFIKDDLHIDAQKMIFYKDAGKIDIPGSGNLKANTKRKSDKKNTPGHADKTDDTITVKWEGKMNFLEETREANFEKNIEVRKENSILFCNNLNVTFSDRDFHLNTLKATENIHIIDKKSNLYSEAIGDVVTWNVKSKITVLKGRPFALLREGDKRQIHSPKVLFYGNENNILCEGKGTFYEKGDEAPSHKGTEDADIKVNWVKKMVYNSKLKKASFFEQVQATRGEQKLNGDQIDAYMNDEKSVSKIVATDNVYFFSKNLNNSEGLGTLLIWDLIQNVALLTGNPKAELRREGARTFSEKIYFDIDGNHITWEGRPHWQLITNK
- the cobA gene encoding uroporphyrinogen-III C-methyltransferase, translated to MVYLVGAGPGDPRLITVKGLECIKKADVLIYDYLVNVDLLKVAKPNAEFIYVGKQGGAHTLEQDEINNLLVKKAQEDRIVTRLKGGDPYVFGRGGEEAIVLYENRIPFEVVPGITAAIATPNYAGIPVTHRDFTSTFGLITGHEDPTKDESSIDWSKISTGIGTLAFYMGIKNLPYITEQLMKHGRSKDTPVAVIRWGTTAQQKTVVGTLETIVQKARDIRPPAITIVGEVVKLRNQLNWFETKPLFGKTVVVTRSREQASEFADQLYEYGARVIEFPTIEIAKPDTIQPLDDAINNIHAYDWLVFTSINGVDSFFQRLFELGKDIRDLKGIKFCAIGPATEEGIRKYHIRVDCRPPKFVAESVVEELKKVTVIKGKKFLLPRADIARSFLPEELEKLGGKVADVVAYKTVMAQPKDINLVDKIKNGEINFITFTSSSTVRNFVQIIGEKNIASLNGKVQYASIGPITTQTAEELGFRITIKAREYTIPGLVNAILESSVPHSDS
- the gspG gene encoding type II secretion system major pseudopilin GspG encodes the protein MRKKLVLRVLKKDGFTLLELLIVMIIIGLLAALIGPKMIGRVGESRQTVAKQQIEGFSSALEMYKLDTTKYPTQEQGLDALVTQPQGVVNWKGPYLKKKFVPKDPWGNNYAYLYPGEHGDYDIVSHGADGNPGGEGEDKDVASWE
- the gspE gene encoding type II secretion system ATPase GspE, whose translation is MDLTATYTIGDVLLEIGKVTRADLDRAIEVQKQTGQKLGRILIDLGTISEEDLRLAHSKLLLLPIWEKKKEDRYPLVENVPKVFLVSNRVLPLNLHNGILDVALADPQDSLLIETIALSTNKQVNVFVGCEKDILASLETLYEGEIKEEDAVTSNIEVMEDVEQLRDMASEAPVIRLVNNTLTKAIEIGASDVHLEVFEKNARLRYRVDGVLRELTPPPREIYNAIISRIKIMAKLNIAEKRLPQDGRIKMKVAGKEIDLRVSIIPMSHGEGVVMRILDRTAVTLDLEALGFSQEFLGKFRRMVNKPEGMLLVTGPTGSGKTTTLYAVLKELVSPEIKIVTVEDPVEYSMEDVNQIQVNPQIDLTFASGLRSILRHDPDIILIGEIRDRETASIAIQAALTGHLVFSTLHTNDSASAFTRLIDMGMEDYLISSCIIGILAQRLVRKICTQCRESYIPGEDLRKTAGLKEGEPLYKSRGCDACNNLGFKGRKCIAEFLYVDDAIRRLIISHKDSNEIMKEAVKRGTKTLWEDGLEAVRKGETTLDELLRVSSDA